A genomic stretch from Achromobacter spanius includes:
- the folB gene encoding dihydroneopterin aldolase has translation MPTRRIILSGLALDARIGILEHERRATQPLHVDAEFDVDIHRSVDDHDIHSVLDYRRLREAIVEECTQAHVNLIETLSEQVAARLLADFQEIRSLRLRISKPMAFSDCAAVGVEIQITR, from the coding sequence ATGCCCACACGTCGCATCATCCTTTCCGGGCTTGCGCTCGACGCCCGCATCGGCATCCTCGAACACGAGCGCCGCGCCACCCAGCCCCTGCATGTCGACGCCGAGTTCGATGTGGACATCCATCGCTCGGTGGACGACCACGATATCCACAGCGTGCTGGACTACCGCCGTCTGCGCGAGGCCATCGTCGAGGAATGCACGCAGGCGCATGTGAACCTGATCGAAACCCTGTCCGAACAAGTCGCCGCGCGCCTGTTGGCCGACTTCCAGGAAATCCGCTCGTTGCGCTTGCGCATCAGCAAGCCCATGGCCTTTTCCGACTGCGCGGCGGTAGGCGTGGAAATCCAGATCACGCGTTGA
- a CDS encoding NAD(P)/FAD-dependent oxidoreductase — protein sequence MQQMHDAVIVGGGPAGASCALWLARLGLSPILIEASPHLGGLAKDNPFADDWIAVLPGVTGQQVADNIDASVRAAQVPLRMETRVVGVVPCKGGIEASLAGADGNQTQVRGRTLVIASGVRAKGLPDHPPGASWPGVLIGPGSPIVAQDYSGLSVAVLGGGDNAFENYVYVRNRGARAVHLYARSVRAQQQWVTRAGREGVRIGPYTVDPARRSVDGRQYDLILVFYGWEPQAAFADSLQLARDERGYIRTDFATAETSVPDIYAVGEVAHRMHPCVVTSMADGVVAAKAIQRRWERAGD from the coding sequence ATGCAACAAATGCACGATGCGGTCATTGTAGGCGGCGGCCCGGCCGGCGCGTCCTGCGCCCTGTGGCTGGCCAGGCTTGGTTTGTCCCCAATATTAATTGAGGCCAGCCCCCACCTGGGCGGCCTGGCCAAGGACAACCCCTTCGCCGACGACTGGATCGCGGTGCTGCCTGGCGTGACGGGGCAACAGGTGGCTGACAACATCGACGCCAGCGTGCGCGCGGCCCAGGTGCCGCTGCGCATGGAAACCCGCGTCGTCGGCGTGGTGCCGTGCAAGGGCGGCATTGAAGCCAGTTTGGCCGGGGCGGACGGCAACCAGACGCAGGTGCGCGGCCGCACGCTGGTGATTGCGTCCGGCGTGCGCGCCAAGGGCCTGCCGGACCATCCCCCGGGCGCCTCATGGCCCGGCGTGCTGATCGGGCCGGGTTCGCCCATCGTTGCGCAAGACTATTCCGGCTTGTCGGTGGCGGTGCTGGGCGGGGGCGACAACGCCTTCGAAAACTATGTCTATGTGCGCAACCGAGGCGCCCGCGCCGTGCATCTGTATGCCCGCAGCGTGCGCGCCCAGCAGCAATGGGTCACGCGAGCCGGTCGCGAAGGCGTGCGCATCGGCCCCTACACCGTGGACCCCGCCCGCCGCAGTGTCGATGGCCGGCAGTACGACTTGATCCTGGTGTTCTATGGCTGGGAACCGCAGGCCGCTTTTGCCGACAGCCTGCAACTGGCCCGCGACGAGCGCGGCTATATCCGTACCGACTTCGCCACCGCCGAAACCAGCGTGCCGGACATCTATGCCGTGGGCGAAGTGGCCCACCGCATGCACCCTTGCGTGGTGACGTCGATGGCGGACGGCGTGGTGGCGGCCAAGGCCATCCAGCGCCGCTGGGAACGCGCGGGCGACTAA
- a CDS encoding Bug family tripartite tricarboxylate transporter substrate binding protein, with translation MLQAHRWLAAGVMAAAIASPVHAAWPERPITLIIPAAPGGTTDISARLIADKMAAKLGQQVIVENRAGAAGIIGAQALARAKPDGYTLLMGNIGPNAINYALYKTLPYKPADFAPVTLVISVPNVLVVNEASPARSVKDLLAEARRDPSQVSFGSSGAGQSPHLSAELFKQRAGIAGTHVPYKGAGPAVAALLGQQFTFMIDNLPSSMPFIQSGKLRALAVTSDKRLAELPDVPTMAEAGVKDMVVTAWFGLIAPAGTPKDVVDKLYAAARDVVRSPDISGRFKAMGGQAGGNTPAEFTAFIVQERARWKQIVDTAGLAREQ, from the coding sequence ATGTTGCAAGCGCATCGCTGGCTGGCCGCGGGCGTGATGGCGGCCGCCATTGCCAGCCCCGTCCACGCCGCCTGGCCGGAACGGCCGATCACCCTGATCATCCCGGCTGCCCCTGGCGGCACCACCGACATTTCCGCGCGGCTGATCGCCGACAAGATGGCCGCCAAGCTGGGCCAGCAGGTCATCGTGGAAAACCGCGCCGGCGCCGCTGGCATCATCGGCGCGCAGGCCTTGGCGCGGGCCAAGCCCGACGGCTACACCCTGCTGATGGGCAACATTGGCCCCAACGCCATCAACTACGCGCTTTACAAGACACTGCCCTACAAGCCGGCCGATTTTGCGCCCGTGACGCTGGTGATCTCGGTGCCCAACGTGCTGGTCGTCAACGAAGCGTCGCCTGCCCGCAGCGTGAAGGACTTGCTGGCCGAGGCCAGGCGCGACCCGTCGCAGGTGTCGTTCGGCAGTTCCGGCGCGGGCCAATCGCCGCACCTGTCCGCCGAACTCTTCAAGCAGCGCGCGGGCATCGCGGGCACGCATGTTCCCTACAAAGGGGCCGGCCCTGCCGTGGCCGCGCTACTGGGGCAGCAGTTCACCTTCATGATCGACAACCTGCCCAGCTCGATGCCATTCATCCAGTCCGGCAAGCTGCGCGCGCTGGCCGTCACCAGCGACAAACGGCTGGCCGAACTGCCGGACGTACCCACCATGGCCGAGGCGGGCGTCAAGGACATGGTGGTCACGGCGTGGTTCGGCTTGATTGCGCCAGCCGGCACGCCGAAGGACGTGGTCGACAAGCTCTACGCTGCCGCGCGCGACGTGGTGCGCAGCCCCGACATCAGCGGCCGCTTCAAGGCCATGGGCGGGCAGGCAGGCGGCAATACGCCCGCCGAGTTCACGGCCTTCATCGTCCAGGAACGTGCCCGCTGGAAACAGATCGTGGATACGGCCGGCCTGGCCCGGGAGCAATAG
- a CDS encoding 3-oxoacid CoA-transferase subunit A has product MIDKIQASMAEAVAVIPDGASVLVGGFGEAGVPYELLQCLADAGRRDLTIISNNAGTFERGIAALLIRKQVRKIICSHPRPPNSDAFARAYRAGEVELECVPQGTLAERLRAAGAGLGPFYTPTGYGTELAEGRRQEVIDGVGYVLEHPLRADFALIRAHLGDRWGNLMYRHAARNFNPVMCMAAGHAIAQVDEVVPLGTFVPEQVMTQGIFVKAVVRVEA; this is encoded by the coding sequence ATGATCGACAAGATTCAAGCCTCCATGGCCGAAGCCGTGGCCGTGATTCCCGACGGCGCCTCGGTGCTGGTCGGCGGCTTTGGCGAAGCGGGCGTGCCTTACGAGCTGCTGCAATGCCTGGCGGATGCCGGGCGGCGCGACCTGACCATCATTTCCAACAACGCCGGCACGTTCGAACGCGGCATCGCCGCATTGCTGATCCGCAAGCAGGTCAGGAAGATCATCTGCTCGCATCCACGCCCGCCCAATTCCGATGCCTTCGCCCGCGCCTACCGGGCCGGCGAGGTCGAACTGGAATGCGTGCCCCAAGGCACGCTGGCCGAGCGCCTGCGTGCCGCCGGCGCGGGGCTGGGGCCGTTCTACACCCCCACCGGCTACGGCACGGAACTGGCCGAGGGCCGCCGCCAGGAAGTGATCGACGGCGTGGGCTACGTGCTGGAGCATCCGCTGCGCGCCGACTTCGCGCTGATCCGCGCGCATCTGGGCGACCGCTGGGGCAACCTGATGTACCGGCACGCGGCGCGCAACTTCAACCCGGTCATGTGCATGGCCGCGGGCCACGCCATTGCGCAGGTGGACGAGGTGGTGCCGCTGGGCACCTTCGTGCCGGAGCAGGTGATGACGCAGGGCATCTTCGTGAAAGCCGTGGTGCGGGTGGAGGCCTGA
- a CDS encoding 3-oxoacid CoA-transferase subunit B, whose protein sequence is MQDANSTNSVSNSNNTNNAQDIKGLTRQQIAQLLASDIPDGSIVNLGIGMPTLVGDYLPPDKDILLHSENGILGMGPAASGKDVDPDLINASRQPITLLGGASITEHTVSFAMMRGGHLDYAVLGAFQVSEEGDLANWKTDAADAIPAVGGAMDLAVGAKQVLVTMEHRGRDGTPKVLRQCTYPLTGKGVVTRIYTDLAVIDVRPDGLSVYAMLAGVDAAFLRSVTGAPLNFPATPRVIVLDPAGAPRYA, encoded by the coding sequence ATGCAAGACGCGAACAGCACGAACAGCGTGAGCAACTCGAACAACACGAACAACGCGCAAGACATCAAGGGCTTGACCCGGCAACAGATCGCGCAATTGCTGGCCAGTGATATCCCGGACGGCTCCATCGTCAACCTGGGCATCGGCATGCCAACGCTGGTGGGCGACTATCTGCCGCCCGACAAAGACATTCTGCTGCACAGCGAAAACGGCATCCTGGGCATGGGTCCCGCCGCCAGCGGCAAGGACGTGGACCCGGACCTGATCAACGCCAGCCGCCAGCCCATCACCTTGTTGGGCGGCGCATCCATTACGGAGCACACGGTGTCGTTCGCCATGATGCGCGGCGGCCACCTGGACTACGCCGTGCTGGGCGCGTTCCAGGTGTCGGAAGAGGGTGACCTGGCCAACTGGAAAACCGACGCGGCCGACGCCATCCCCGCCGTGGGCGGCGCCATGGACCTGGCCGTGGGCGCCAAGCAGGTGCTGGTCACCATGGAGCACCGCGGCCGCGACGGCACGCCGAAGGTGCTGCGCCAATGCACCTATCCGCTGACGGGCAAGGGCGTGGTGACGCGCATCTACACCGACCTGGCGGTGATCGACGTAAGGCCTGATGGGCTGAGCGTCTACGCCATGCTCGCCGGCGTCGATGCCGCCTTCCTGCGTTCCGTTACCGGCGCACCGCTTAACTTCCCGGCGACGCCACGCGTGATCGTCCTGGACCCGGCCGGCGCGCCGCGCTACGCCTGA
- a CDS encoding Bug family tripartite tricarboxylate transporter substrate binding protein, with product MIRSLFTAASLCLASLGAAQAAPTYPDKPVTLLIPYPPGGSADMLARPLGAELQKKWGQPVVLEYKPGAGGAIASAQLARAKPDGYTLLMVLAAHAINPSLYPSLPYDTRKDFAPVSLVATLPMLVAAPLSTPANNIAELIAYGKSHPGKLSFASAGNGNTSHLAAEMFKSQTGADMMHVPYKGSGPAVVALLGGEVSLMFDSISTSLPQVQAGKLKALAVTGERRSPLLPDVPTVAETVPGFVVNGWYGVLAPAGTPPAVVNTLSRAIADAVAVPALKQQLMGYGYETVGSTPEAFASHIDRELDTWKQAVQQSGAKVN from the coding sequence ATGATCCGTTCCCTGTTCACCGCAGCCTCGCTCTGCCTTGCATCTTTGGGCGCCGCGCAAGCCGCGCCCACGTATCCCGACAAACCCGTCACCTTGCTGATTCCGTACCCGCCCGGCGGCAGCGCCGACATGCTGGCGCGCCCCTTGGGGGCGGAACTGCAAAAGAAATGGGGCCAACCCGTGGTGCTGGAATACAAGCCCGGCGCGGGCGGGGCGATCGCCTCGGCGCAACTGGCCCGCGCCAAGCCTGATGGCTACACGCTGCTGATGGTGCTGGCCGCGCACGCCATCAACCCCAGCCTGTACCCGTCTCTGCCTTACGACACACGGAAGGACTTCGCGCCGGTCTCGCTGGTGGCGACCTTGCCGATGCTGGTGGCCGCGCCCCTGAGCACGCCGGCCAACAACATTGCCGAGCTGATCGCCTACGGCAAGAGCCATCCCGGCAAGCTCAGCTTTGCGTCGGCCGGCAACGGCAATACCAGCCATCTGGCTGCCGAGATGTTCAAGAGCCAGACGGGCGCCGACATGATGCACGTGCCCTACAAAGGCAGCGGCCCGGCCGTGGTGGCGCTGTTGGGCGGCGAGGTCTCGTTGATGTTCGACAGCATTTCCACGTCGCTGCCGCAGGTGCAGGCTGGCAAGTTGAAGGCGCTTGCGGTGACGGGCGAGCGTCGCTCGCCCCTGCTGCCCGATGTGCCTACCGTGGCCGAGACCGTGCCCGGCTTCGTGGTGAACGGCTGGTACGGCGTGTTGGCGCCCGCGGGCACCCCGCCCGCCGTGGTCAATACCCTAAGCCGCGCCATCGCCGACGCGGTGGCGGTGCCCGCCTTGAAGCAGCAACTGATGGGCTATGGCTACGAAACGGTCGGGTCCACGCCGGAAGCCTTTGCCAGCCATATCGATCGCGAACTGGATACGTGGAAGCAGGCGGTTCAGCAGTCGGGCGCCAAAGTGAATTGA
- a CDS encoding fimbrial protein, giving the protein MNKKIVAARLAFSSLLLCGSAMAADVKLVFTGDVSSSTCSIDSGNGDGQYLKAVPLPTVSARALAKQNDVAGRELVTLELSGCTGTKVRTRFNRGANVDAVTGALINQALVGNGPVSSAQVQLLNSKYQPINLSTDAGAETVNIESGTAKLEFYAQYLAATPGTTPGKVETEVLLDLIYE; this is encoded by the coding sequence GTGAACAAGAAGATTGTTGCAGCACGTTTGGCCTTCTCGTCCCTGCTGTTGTGCGGCAGCGCGATGGCAGCGGATGTGAAGTTGGTATTCACGGGCGATGTGTCTTCGTCTACCTGCTCAATAGACAGCGGAAATGGTGACGGCCAATACTTGAAGGCTGTGCCGCTGCCCACTGTCAGCGCCCGAGCACTGGCCAAGCAGAACGATGTGGCTGGCCGCGAACTCGTCACGCTGGAGCTGTCCGGTTGCACCGGCACCAAGGTTCGCACTCGCTTCAACCGCGGTGCCAACGTGGATGCCGTCACCGGCGCCCTGATCAACCAGGCACTGGTAGGTAATGGCCCGGTTTCGTCCGCCCAGGTGCAGTTGCTGAACAGCAAGTACCAACCGATCAATCTGTCTACCGACGCAGGCGCTGAAACCGTCAATATTGAATCGGGTACCGCCAAGCTGGAGTTCTACGCCCAGTACCTCGCCGCCACACCCGGCACCACGCCCGGCAAGGTGGAAACCGAAGTGCTGCTTGACCTGATCTACGAATGA
- a CDS encoding fimbria/pilus periplasmic chaperone — translation MRRRHLGALLLLACAFLLPPEARSNVVIGGTRIIYPAAEREVTLRLTNEGGKPALVQAWIDDGDLDSNPDETDVPFVIMPPLARVNPRMGQTLRIAYIPQPGVATDRESVFWMNALDVPPLPSAQVANHMQLAFRSRIKLFFRPAGLSGTPREAAERLNWRVVVTSKGAALKVRNDSAFHVSLTAVTVRLGNGRDVTVPAQMLSPRSVTDLGLGKLSNAAGAKGAVAFEWINDYGAAERRESPLEP, via the coding sequence GTGAGACGACGCCATTTAGGCGCGTTGCTGCTCCTGGCTTGCGCTTTCCTGCTGCCCCCGGAAGCCCGATCCAACGTGGTGATCGGCGGCACGCGAATCATCTATCCCGCTGCCGAGCGCGAAGTCACATTGCGCCTGACCAATGAAGGCGGCAAGCCGGCGTTGGTGCAGGCCTGGATAGACGACGGCGACCTGGATTCAAACCCCGACGAAACCGACGTGCCCTTCGTGATCATGCCGCCGCTGGCGCGTGTCAATCCGCGCATGGGCCAGACGCTGCGCATTGCCTACATTCCTCAACCTGGCGTTGCGACGGATCGCGAATCCGTGTTCTGGATGAACGCGCTTGACGTTCCACCCCTGCCATCCGCCCAGGTTGCAAACCACATGCAATTGGCTTTCCGCAGCCGTATCAAACTGTTCTTCCGCCCCGCCGGCCTGTCCGGCACGCCTCGCGAAGCCGCCGAGCGCCTCAATTGGCGCGTGGTGGTCACCAGCAAGGGCGCGGCGCTGAAAGTGCGCAATGACAGCGCATTCCATGTGTCGCTGACCGCTGTGACCGTGCGGCTTGGTAATGGACGTGACGTTACCGTGCCTGCCCAAATGTTGTCGCCCCGCTCCGTGACGGATCTGGGCCTTGGAAAACTGTCGAATGCGGCGGGCGCCAAGGGCGCGGTGGCGTTTGAATGGATCAACGACTATGGCGCCGCCGAGCGGCGCGAAAGTCCGCTTGAGCCGTAG
- a CDS encoding fimbria/pilus outer membrane usher protein, with protein sequence MHRHVRLSSAFLLFTGLLSTTLQAQEPVEFNPAFFGGRNGKAVDLSRFQGGNALTPGVHQLDLYLNGNHVGRQQVRVRVGDTASPTTATPATTAARADAQPCLPMKVYERIGVNTPLLNAEQAVPVSDDQCVGLDGLPPSSRFDVDMSELRANLSIPQIYIKSTARGYVPPDEWDAGINAGFLGYAINLSSNRYAKQDNRQFYSSVNTGVNLGAWRLRHSGSFSHTSKAGASGGSHYQALSSYVQRDATPFSAQLTLGQFYTPGNIFDSIPYTGIQLSSDERMLPDSMRGFAPVVRGVADTTAKVSVRQGNNLLYETTVSPGPFAIDDLYNTGYAGDLDVTITEADGRTKRFVVPYASVAQLLRPGSSRFSLTGGRYRDDTLNAPPAFLQGTYQRGLSDTVTGYGGIIAAQQYRALQGGLALSTPLGALAADLTQSRATHVRDAGQQEGGAASGRSLRLSYSKLLEPTSTNFSVVGYRFSSEGYLSLGEFARRSGRTSAGGPGSESYRSWAYGDKERSRLQFNISQPLGEAWGQVALSGVAQNYWGRDRRRDTSFYAGYSNGFRWGSLSISVTRTRDDIGRFGNQYLLSLSVPLGRGSNSPTLRTSLSAQGKDERSVNASLSGSAGDSGQFGYSLYGSQDRNDGQGSANQGGSLRYDTGHASYNLSGSRGNNYRQMGAGMRGMLVAHAGGINATQSQGETMAVLEAPSAEGAAIVSGSRGRIAGNGYGVVAGLMPYRRNDVALDPKGTSQDVELEMTSQQVAPRAGAVVLLRYPTVVGRPMLLKLVRERGASIPMGAELCIVGSDTVTLVGQGGRAFVRGLQGGEQLIAKWGEGSDQQCWASYQVNEQAGVGDTHYPQLELPCVAPSPRQWEVKHP encoded by the coding sequence GTGCATCGTCACGTACGGTTGAGCAGCGCATTCCTGCTTTTTACCGGTTTGCTCAGCACCACGCTCCAAGCCCAGGAACCGGTTGAGTTCAATCCTGCGTTCTTTGGTGGACGCAACGGGAAAGCGGTCGATTTGTCGCGCTTTCAGGGCGGCAATGCGCTGACTCCCGGGGTCCATCAACTGGACCTCTATCTGAACGGCAACCACGTCGGGCGGCAGCAGGTCCGGGTGCGCGTGGGTGATACCGCCTCCCCGACGACCGCCACGCCGGCCACCACCGCAGCGCGTGCCGACGCCCAACCCTGCCTGCCCATGAAGGTGTATGAGCGGATCGGCGTCAACACCCCCCTGCTGAACGCGGAGCAGGCCGTGCCGGTGTCCGACGATCAATGCGTGGGGCTGGACGGCCTGCCGCCTTCCAGCCGCTTTGATGTGGATATGTCAGAGCTGCGCGCCAACCTTTCCATTCCGCAGATTTATATCAAGTCCACGGCGCGCGGCTACGTGCCGCCCGACGAGTGGGACGCCGGCATCAATGCGGGCTTTCTTGGCTATGCCATCAATCTGTCGTCCAATCGCTATGCCAAGCAAGACAATCGACAGTTCTACAGCAGCGTGAATACGGGCGTGAATCTGGGGGCATGGCGCTTGCGGCACAGCGGGTCTTTCAGCCATACAAGCAAAGCCGGCGCTTCCGGGGGCAGCCACTATCAGGCGCTAAGCAGCTATGTGCAGCGCGACGCCACGCCATTCAGCGCGCAGTTGACCCTGGGGCAGTTCTACACGCCTGGCAATATCTTTGACAGCATTCCCTACACCGGCATCCAACTCAGCAGCGACGAACGAATGCTGCCCGATTCCATGCGCGGTTTTGCGCCCGTGGTGCGTGGCGTGGCCGACACCACGGCCAAGGTCAGCGTGCGCCAGGGCAACAACCTGCTGTATGAAACCACCGTGTCGCCCGGGCCGTTCGCCATCGATGACCTGTACAACACCGGCTATGCCGGTGACCTGGACGTCACGATCACCGAGGCCGATGGGCGCACCAAGCGCTTCGTGGTGCCCTATGCGTCGGTGGCGCAGTTGCTGCGGCCGGGTAGCTCGCGGTTCAGCCTGACGGGCGGTCGCTATCGCGACGACACCCTGAATGCGCCGCCCGCGTTCTTGCAAGGCACCTACCAACGGGGGCTGTCCGACACGGTGACCGGCTACGGCGGCATCATTGCCGCGCAACAGTACCGCGCGCTGCAAGGTGGGCTGGCGCTAAGCACGCCGCTGGGCGCGCTGGCGGCGGATCTGACGCAATCGCGCGCCACCCACGTTCGCGATGCCGGCCAACAGGAAGGCGGCGCCGCAAGTGGCCGCAGCCTGCGCTTGAGCTACAGCAAGCTGCTGGAACCCACGTCAACGAACTTCAGCGTGGTGGGGTATCGGTTCTCAAGCGAGGGTTATCTGAGCCTGGGCGAGTTTGCGCGCCGTAGCGGCAGGACGTCGGCGGGCGGGCCTGGCAGCGAGTCATATAGAAGCTGGGCCTACGGCGACAAAGAGCGCAGCCGCTTGCAATTCAACATCAGCCAACCCTTGGGCGAGGCTTGGGGCCAGGTGGCCCTGTCCGGCGTGGCGCAGAACTATTGGGGCCGCGATCGGCGCCGTGACACCAGCTTTTACGCAGGCTATTCCAATGGCTTTCGTTGGGGCAGCCTGAGCATCAGCGTGACGCGCACGCGCGACGACATCGGGCGCTTCGGCAATCAGTACCTGTTGAGCTTGAGCGTGCCGCTGGGACGCGGTTCGAACTCACCGACACTGAGAACATCGCTGAGCGCGCAAGGCAAGGACGAGCGCAGCGTCAATGCGTCGTTGAGCGGATCCGCCGGCGATTCCGGGCAGTTTGGCTATTCGCTCTACGGGTCGCAAGATCGCAACGACGGACAAGGCAGCGCCAACCAGGGCGGCAGCCTGCGCTACGACACCGGCCACGCCAGCTACAACCTGTCGGGCAGTCGCGGCAACAACTATCGCCAAATGGGCGCCGGCATGCGCGGCATGCTGGTGGCGCATGCCGGCGGCATCAACGCCACGCAAAGCCAGGGCGAAACCATGGCCGTGCTTGAGGCGCCCAGTGCCGAAGGCGCGGCGATCGTCTCGGGATCGCGCGGACGCATCGCCGGCAATGGCTACGGGGTCGTGGCCGGCCTGATGCCCTATCGCCGTAACGACGTGGCGCTGGATCCCAAGGGCACGTCGCAAGATGTCGAATTGGAAATGACGTCGCAACAGGTCGCGCCACGCGCCGGGGCCGTCGTGTTGTTGCGCTATCCCACCGTGGTGGGGCGTCCGATGCTGCTGAAGCTTGTACGCGAACGCGGGGCAAGCATCCCGATGGGGGCCGAACTCTGCATCGTGGGCAGCGATACGGTCACGCTGGTCGGTCAAGGCGGGCGGGCATTCGTGCGTGGCTTGCAGGGCGGCGAGCAACTGATCGCCAAATGGGGCGAGGGCAGTGACCAGCAATGCTGGGCAAGTTATCAGGTCAACGAACAAGCGGGCGTGGGCGACACGCACTACCCGCAATTGGAATTACCTTGCGTAGCGCCGTCGCCTAGGCAGTGGGAAGTGAAGCATCCATGA
- a CDS encoding fimbrial protein, with amino-acid sequence MKAVIRQASLALLLTSLGGSAWAACTGDRLVTTITEQQLDAVRPARDAPVGSTIHTLSIDGGVAKVQCTSIRDLFTYGFVTNLGAVPGQDKVYASGIPGIGVRIFWPHEGGVYLPSPMTPKKALGPWEYHPPQIFTIEFIKTGPIQSGVSGDLRVEVRYGSLLSNLIVFNNLRYDAKIRSCLPTKSEQQVDLLPIRARDLGHVGATAAPKAFVIDLACDPGVKVAYRIDAPDQENNVIKNSTLDGMAKGVGLQLLMGDVGSNVVQPLETRTEIPSTPHAGPVIVSIPLGARYYQTEPKITGGPVSATATVTLFYE; translated from the coding sequence ATGAAAGCAGTCATCCGCCAGGCCAGCCTTGCGCTGTTGTTGACGTCGTTGGGCGGTTCGGCCTGGGCGGCGTGCACGGGCGATCGGCTCGTCACCACGATCACCGAGCAACAGCTTGACGCGGTCAGGCCGGCGCGTGATGCGCCCGTGGGCAGCACGATCCACACTCTCTCAATTGACGGTGGGGTGGCCAAGGTTCAGTGCACCTCCATCCGAGACTTGTTCACCTATGGCTTCGTGACGAACCTGGGCGCGGTTCCGGGTCAAGACAAGGTCTACGCGTCCGGCATTCCCGGCATCGGCGTGCGCATCTTCTGGCCACATGAGGGCGGGGTGTACCTGCCGTCGCCGATGACCCCCAAAAAGGCGCTTGGCCCTTGGGAATACCACCCACCGCAGATCTTCACGATCGAGTTCATCAAAACCGGGCCCATCCAGTCCGGTGTCTCGGGAGACCTGCGTGTCGAAGTCAGATACGGCAGCCTGCTCAGCAATCTGATCGTCTTCAACAACCTGCGCTACGACGCAAAAATCAGAAGCTGCCTGCCGACGAAAAGTGAACAACAGGTTGATCTATTGCCGATTCGTGCCCGCGATCTGGGTCATGTGGGCGCGACGGCGGCGCCCAAGGCATTCGTTATTGATCTGGCGTGCGACCCGGGTGTGAAGGTGGCGTATCGGATCGACGCACCGGACCAGGAAAACAACGTGATCAAGAACTCCACCCTAGATGGAATGGCAAAGGGGGTGGGGCTGCAACTGCTGATGGGCGACGTCGGCAGCAATGTCGTCCAGCCGCTGGAGACGCGCACCGAGATCCCGTCCACGCCCCACGCAGGCCCGGTCATCGTGTCGATTCCCTTGGGCGCGCGCTACTACCAGACCGAACCCAAGATCACGGGCGGTCCGGTCAGCGCGACCGCCACGGTCACGCTGTTCTACGAGTAG